The segment CCAAAACAAATTAATATTAAGTTACCTTTTGCAAATAGTTAGGTAATTATTAGTTAAATGGTTGAGCATAATTATGTATGGAGGTGCCGGATTAAATAATAGATTTGTACTCCGTTTCACCGTTAAACAACTCTAACATGCCTTATTTAATAAGTAGTTTTAAAGGAAATAAATATTTTGCCAATAGGCACTTTGAAACTATTTACCCCGCTTTATTTAGAAAAACAAACGTGGCTTATAAACGGGAGCGTTTAGAATTAAACGATGGTGATTTTTTAGATTTAGACTGGAAAAGAAACAACCACGATAAGCTGCTCATACTGTTCCATGGTTTAGAAGGCAGCTCCCAATCAAGTTATATAAAAGGCTTTGCAGAATACTTCTCCAACAGAGGATACGATATTTGTGCCGTTAACTTCAGAAGCTGTAGCGGTGAGAACAACCGTTTGCTAAGCACCTACCACGGTGGCAAATCAGTCGATGTAACACACGTATTAAAACACATAGAACAACAGTACAATTATTCCCAATACATTATGGGTGGCTTTAGCTTGGGCGGTAATGTATTGCTTAAATACCTGGGCGAACAAGCCGAAAACATCAATACAAAAATAAAAAGAGCCTTTGCCTTTTCAGTACCCGTTGATATGGTAGGCTGTGCCATTACCATGAGCAAAACATCAAACAAAGTATATATGCAAAGGTTTTTAAACTCGCTCAATAAAAAGATGGTGTTTAAAGCCAAACAGTTTCCCAATCAAATTAGTACCGACCAAATAAAACATATTAAAACATTTTATGAGTGGGACAATGCCTATACCGCTAAATTGAATGGATTTGACAGTGCACACGAATATTACAAACAATCAAGCTCGTTACAGTTTTTACCGGCCATTACCATTCCTACCTTGCTGGTAAATGCCATGAACGATCCTTTTCTTTCAGAAACTTGTTATCCGGTTGATATAGCTAAACAAAGTGATTATTTGTTTTTAGAAACACCACCCAAAGGAGGGCATGTGGGTTTTGCATTAAGTCATGCAACTGGTGCTTATTATAGTGAGAAAAGAGCTTTTGAATTTGTATCGGTGTAAAGCGATACTTCTTATTCAAAGCGGAGTGCTTCAATCGGGTCAAGCTGACCCGCTTTTTTTGCAGGATAATAACCCGAGGCAATACCCACAATAAAACACAAAGTTAAACCCAGCAATATCCAAGCCCACGGAACAACAAAGCCCCCACCAATAAACGAGGTAACAATATTACCAACAATAATACCCAATATAATACCGCCAATGCCACCCATCTGGCAAATAACCAAAGCTTCAATTAAAAACTGTTTGCGAATAGTACTTTGCGTAGCCCCTAACGATTTACGAATACCAATTTCGCGCGTACGTTCCGTAACCGAAACCAGCATAATATTCATTAAACCAATAGCAGCACCCAATAACGTAATAAAGCCAATAACCGTAGCGGCTATAGTTATAAAACTAAGCTGACTAATAACCTTGTTGGCTACATTATCAGCTTTCATTATTTCAAAATTATTTTCCTCCGTAGCTTTTAGCCTGCGCACCCTTCTAAACACACTCACCGCCTCATCAACCGCAAATTCCATATTGGTAACATTAGAAACAGCTACCGTTACTACCGCACTCATTACCCTATCAGTAAATACCTGGTAAGCATTATTAATAGGTACAAGCACCATCCTGTCGCCACCAAAACCCATCGAAGAGCCTTTCTCTTTCAGTACGCCAATTACCCTGTATTTGGCTCCGCCAATGGCAATCATTTCGCCTAAAGGTATTTTGGTTTTAAAAAGTTTATCCTTTACATCTTTACCAATAATACAAACATTGGCAGCCGAAGCAACATCCTGTTTCGAAAAATTACGACCAATACTTAATTCATAGGCGGCTACCTGTAAATAATTTTCATCGCCACCCAGTACCATAATATTAGGCTCCGTTTTAAAGCTTTCATACTTAACAGTGGAAGCAAAACTGGCATTTACCGAAGTTGAGAAAACACAGGGAAATTGAAAAAACTCAGCAAACTTCTCTGCTTCCTGTTGCGTAATGGTTTTATATTTTTTCTGCGGCTTTCCATTCACACCAAACCGCACATTATTACCCCTGTTCTTAATGGTAAACGTATTAGCCCCTATATTGTTAAAGCTTTTATTAATGCTTATTTTCATGCCATCAATAGCCGTTAATATGCCAACCAATGCCATAATACCAATAGAAATAATAAGGGCAGTAATAACAGCCCTTGTTTTATTGGCACTGATAGAGGTAAAAGCAATTTTTATATTTTCGGTTAATGTCATGCGCTTATAAAAACAACATAAAGTGCGATGCAAAATAAGAGTAAGTTGTCAATTCGCATATGTTTTTATTTAAAAGGAAAAAACAGTTATCAATAGGCATAAAACAAAAAAACGGCATAATTTTTATAATGTAAACAATGCAAAATATATTGCGCCCACTATGAGAAAGTTTTATTTCGTTGTTGCCTGCTTTTTAGTGTTTATAATCCATGCCTGTAAAACAAAAATAATTACAGCACCCAAACCACCCGCTGTAAGTATAGTAGTGCCACCCAAGCCAACCTCTATTATTGGTTTACCTATTCATATTAATACAGCCGGTATCGCTTCATCCATCAATAAAAAATTTACTATAGAGTTATATAAAGACGATAAGTTTGACGACAACGGCAACGATAATTTAAAACTAACCGTACTCAAAAGAACCGATTTTATTGTAAATACAGCCAACGATGGATTGACCATTACCGCACCATTGCATATAGATTTTGTATACAATATAAAAGTATTCGGTGGTTTCGAAAAACCAATCAGCCAATCCCTCAACCTAACCGTTATTTTTAATACCACACCCTCCATTGACAGAGATTGGAATTTAAATTTAAACAGCAAAGGTAAAATCTATTGGGACGATTTACCCGTTATCAATTTGGGTATTACCAAACTCGATTTACCACAATTGTTTGGTGCCATTATTCAGGGCCAGGTAAATAAAATGGCCAGTAAAATAGACCAAGAAGTTCCCAAATCAGTTCCACTCAAAAAAATGGTAGGCGATACCTGGAAAAGTTTGGCAGAACCCACTTTGTTAGATACAGCATATAATGCTTGGTTAGTATTAAAACCTAAAAACATATTTATTACACCCATTACCTATACCGAGCAGGAAATGCAAATTAAGCTAGGCATAGCAAGTATTATAGAAGTAGTTTCTGGTTATAAACCCACCAACGATTCATTTAATTTAGCCTTGCCACCTTTAAGGCAAGCCAATCAGTTAAATGATGAGGTGAAGATAAACCTGGCAGCCACCATTGCCTTTGACCAGATAAACGCAAGCATAAA is part of the Bacteroidota bacterium genome and harbors:
- a CDS encoding alpha/beta fold hydrolase; this translates as MPYLISSFKGNKYFANRHFETIYPALFRKTNVAYKRERLELNDGDFLDLDWKRNNHDKLLILFHGLEGSSQSSYIKGFAEYFSNRGYDICAVNFRSCSGENNRLLSTYHGGKSVDVTHVLKHIEQQYNYSQYIMGGFSLGGNVLLKYLGEQAENINTKIKRAFAFSVPVDMVGCAITMSKTSNKVYMQRFLNSLNKKMVFKAKQFPNQISTDQIKHIKTFYEWDNAYTAKLNGFDSAHEYYKQSSSLQFLPAITIPTLLVNAMNDPFLSETCYPVDIAKQSDYLFLETPPKGGHVGFALSHATGAYYSEKRAFEFVSV
- a CDS encoding ABC transporter permease — its product is MTLTENIKIAFTSISANKTRAVITALIISIGIMALVGILTAIDGMKISINKSFNNIGANTFTIKNRGNNVRFGVNGKPQKKYKTITQQEAEKFAEFFQFPCVFSTSVNASFASTVKYESFKTEPNIMVLGGDENYLQVAAYELSIGRNFSKQDVASAANVCIIGKDVKDKLFKTKIPLGEMIAIGGAKYRVIGVLKEKGSSMGFGGDRMVLVPINNAYQVFTDRVMSAVVTVAVSNVTNMEFAVDEAVSVFRRVRRLKATEENNFEIMKADNVANKVISQLSFITIAATVIGFITLLGAAIGLMNIMLVSVTERTREIGIRKSLGATQSTIRKQFLIEALVICQMGGIGGIILGIIVGNIVTSFIGGGFVVPWAWILLGLTLCFIVGIASGYYPAKKAGQLDPIEALRFE
- a CDS encoding DUF4403 family protein, which translates into the protein MRKFYFVVACFLVFIIHACKTKIITAPKPPAVSIVVPPKPTSIIGLPIHINTAGIASSINKKFTIELYKDDKFDDNGNDNLKLTVLKRTDFIVNTANDGLTITAPLHIDFVYNIKVFGGFEKPISQSLNLTVIFNTTPSIDRDWNLNLNSKGKIYWDDLPVINLGITKLDLPQLFGAIIQGQVNKMASKIDQEVPKSVPLKKMVGDTWKSLAEPTLLDTAYNAWLVLKPKNIFITPITYTEQEMQIKLGIASIIEVVSGYKPTNDSFNLALPPLRQANQLNDEVKINLAATIAFDQINASINKQFTAKPMVLESNEYKINIKEAKAFAYGTKIMIAIDLEGKVQKGKMGKGIKGIVYVTGIPSYNPINKSIEIKQFDFDIKTRDILVKSASWLVNSKKFRENIEKQMVFSIADQLAEAKKVANEAVNKKWIDMIDINGTIKNIEPSTIYITPNALNINIITEGNLKVIMNGF